One window from the genome of Thermus sediminis encodes:
- the trpE gene encoding anthranilate synthase component I, whose translation MEPIRPFRRTFLADLETPVTAYLKLSEKAPVSFLLESVERGRQSRFSIVGVGARRTFRLKDGVFTVNGEKVKAQDPLRTLYEAVSAPLERHPDLPPFFGGVVGYAAYDLIRYYEKLPSLKPDDLSLPDLLFVEPEVVLVFDHTKSLLHLVAPAQSAEEAEARLAWAEGRLKGPLPGVPGERAGGRASFQADMSREAYLEAVRKALGYIRAGDIFQVVLSLRLSSPLTVHPFALYRALRSVNPSPYMGYLDLGEVVLVSASPESLLRSDGRRVVTRPIAGTRPRGRDEEEDRRLAEELLKDEKERAEHVMLLDLSRNDIGRVAAFGTVRVLEPLHVEPYSHVMHLVSTVEGVLAEGKTPLDALASVLPMGTVSGAPKIRAMEIIEELEPHRRGPYGGAFGYLAYDGAMDMALTLRTFVIAGGRMHVQAGAGIVADSVPEREYEECLNKARALLKAVEMAEAGL comes from the coding sequence ATGGAACCCATAAGACCCTTTCGCAGGACCTTCCTCGCGGACCTGGAAACCCCGGTGACCGCCTACCTGAAGCTTTCGGAAAAGGCCCCCGTGAGCTTCCTCCTGGAATCGGTGGAAAGGGGGCGGCAGAGCCGCTTCTCCATCGTGGGGGTGGGGGCGAGGCGCACCTTCCGCCTTAAGGACGGGGTCTTCACCGTGAACGGGGAGAAGGTGAAGGCCCAAGACCCCTTGCGCACCCTCTACGAAGCCGTCTCCGCCCCCCTGGAGCGCCACCCCGACCTCCCCCCCTTCTTCGGGGGCGTGGTGGGGTACGCGGCCTACGATCTCATCCGTTACTACGAAAAACTTCCTAGCCTCAAGCCCGACGACCTCTCTCTCCCCGACCTCCTCTTCGTGGAGCCGGAGGTGGTCCTGGTCTTTGACCACACCAAAAGCCTCCTCCACCTGGTGGCCCCGGCCCAAAGCGCGGAGGAGGCGGAGGCGCGCCTGGCCTGGGCGGAGGGGAGGCTCAAGGGCCCCCTCCCCGGGGTGCCGGGGGAGCGGGCGGGGGGGAGGGCCAGCTTCCAGGCGGACATGAGCCGGGAGGCCTACCTGGAGGCGGTCAGGAAGGCCCTCGGCTACATCCGCGCTGGGGACATCTTCCAGGTGGTCCTCTCCCTAAGGCTCTCCTCCCCCCTCACCGTCCACCCCTTCGCCCTCTACCGCGCCCTAAGGAGCGTGAACCCGAGCCCCTACATGGGCTACTTGGACCTGGGGGAGGTGGTCCTGGTCTCGGCCAGCCCGGAAAGCCTCCTGCGCTCGGACGGGAGGAGGGTGGTGACCCGGCCCATCGCGGGCACCAGGCCCCGGGGGAGGGACGAGGAGGAGGACAGGAGGCTTGCCGAGGAGCTTCTAAAGGACGAAAAGGAGCGGGCGGAGCACGTGATGCTCCTGGACCTCTCCCGCAACGACATCGGCCGGGTGGCCGCCTTCGGCACGGTGCGGGTCCTCGAGCCCCTGCACGTGGAGCCCTACTCCCACGTGATGCACCTGGTCTCCACGGTGGAAGGGGTCCTGGCCGAGGGGAAGACCCCCTTGGACGCCCTGGCCAGCGTCCTCCCCATGGGCACCGTCTCCGGGGCCCCCAAGATCCGGGCCATGGAGATCATCGAGGAGCTGGAGCCCCACCGGAGGGGCCCCTACGGGGGGGCCTTCGGCTACCTGGCCTACGACGGGGCCATGGACATGGCCCTCACCCTGCGCACCTTCGTCATCGCTGGGGGGCGGATGCACGTCCAGGCGGGGGCGGGGATCGTGGCGGACTCGGTGCCGGAGAGGGAGTACGAGGAGTGCCTGAACAAGGCGAGGGCCCTCCTCAAGGCGGTGGAGATGGCGGAGGCGGGTTTATGA
- a CDS encoding anthranilate synthase component II encodes MTVLVIDNYDSFTYNLVQYLGEMGARPVVWRNDRFALEEVEALDPDRILISPGPCTPLEAGLSLPLIGRYAPRYPILGVCLGHQAIGAAFGGKVVLAPVVMHGKVSAIHHDGTGVFRGLPNPFPATRYHSLVVEAVPEELRVNAWVEEAGGRTVMGFRHRDFPTHGVQFHPESYLTEAGKLILKNFLEDPWRR; translated from the coding sequence ATGACCGTTTTGGTGATAGACAACTACGACAGCTTCACCTACAACCTGGTCCAGTACCTGGGGGAGATGGGGGCGAGGCCCGTGGTCTGGCGGAACGACCGGTTCGCCCTGGAGGAGGTGGAGGCCTTGGACCCGGACCGCATCCTCATCAGCCCCGGGCCCTGCACCCCCTTGGAGGCGGGGCTTTCCCTTCCCCTCATCGGGCGCTACGCCCCCCGCTACCCCATCCTGGGGGTCTGCCTGGGGCACCAGGCCATCGGGGCCGCCTTCGGGGGGAAGGTGGTGCTGGCCCCGGTCGTCATGCACGGGAAGGTGAGCGCCATCCACCACGACGGCACCGGGGTCTTCCGGGGCCTGCCCAACCCCTTCCCCGCCACCCGCTACCACTCCTTGGTGGTGGAGGCGGTGCCCGAGGAGCTTCGGGTCAACGCCTGGGTGGAGGAGGCGGGGGGGCGGACGGTGATGGGCTTCCGCCACCGGGACTTCCCCACCCACGGGGTCCAGTTCCACCCGGAAAGCTACCTCACGGAAGCCGGTAAACTCATCCTCAAGAACTTCCTGGAGGACCCATGGAGGCGCTGA